One Dioscorea cayenensis subsp. rotundata cultivar TDr96_F1 chromosome 15, TDr96_F1_v2_PseudoChromosome.rev07_lg8_w22 25.fasta, whole genome shotgun sequence genomic region harbors:
- the LOC120277898 gene encoding senescence-specific cysteine protease SAG39-like, with protein MANFLLVLLIFGFIISHVVSIRSLNRDVIEMKEEHEKWMVKHGRVYKDEDEKEHRMEIFKNNLKLIGLFNAGDHKFKLGVNQFADLTNEEFKTIYNGFKPSLKKIKEVAMESSSFRYENVSATPVSLDWRMKGAVTAVKDQRQCGCCWAFSAVAAMEGITKLSTGKLISLSEQELVDCDTSGEDQGCNGGFMDNAFEFIIKNKGLTTELNYPYKGTDGNCDTKKSAIHAASITGFEDVPSNNEAALLKAVTNQPVSVAIDSSGYAFQFYSDGVFTGYCGTDLDHGVTAVGYGMTSDGTKYWLVKNSWGSSWGEKGYIRMERDVDDEHGLCGIAMQASYPIA; from the exons ATGGCAAActttttgttagttttgttaATCTTTGGTTTCATAATTTCTCATGTTGTTtcaattagaagtttgaatagAGATGTTATAGAAATGAAGGAAGAGCATGAGAAGTGGATGGTTAAACATGGGAGAGTGTataaagatgaagatgagaagGAGCACCGCATGGAGATTTTCAAGAACAACCTTAAACTTATTGGATTATTTAATGCAGGTGATCATAAGTTTAAGCTTGGAGTTAATCAGTTTGCTGATCTCACTAATGAAGAGTTTAAAACCATTTACAATGGTTTCAAACCTTCATTGAAGAAGATTAAAGAGGTTGCCATGGAGTCATCTAGCTTTAGGTATGAGAATGTTTCTGCCACTCCGGTGAGCTTGGATTGGAGGATGAAAGGTGCTGTCACGGCTGTTAAAGATCAAAGACAGTGTg GATGTTGTTGGGCATTCTCAGCAGTGGCAGCAATGGAGGGGATAACCAAACTCAGCACCGGAAAACTAATATCACTATCAGAACAAGAACTAGTAGATTGTGACACTAGTGGTGAAGACCAAGGTTGTAATGGAGGATTCATGGATAATGCCTTTGAGTTCATCATCAAGAACAAAGGTCTCACCACTGAACTTAACTACCCTTACAAAGGAACTGATGGTAACTGCGACACCAAAAAATCAGCAATCCATGCAGCCTCCATCACTGGTTTTGAAGATGTGCCTTCAAACAATGAAGCTGCACTTTTGAAAGCAGTAACTAACCAACCTGTTTCAGTTGCAATTGATTCTAGTGGTTATGCTTTTCAATTCTATTCTGATGGAGTGTTCACTGGTTATTGTGGAACTGATCTTGATCATGGTGTTACTGCTGTTGGATATGGTATGACAAGTGATGGTACCAAGTATTGGTTGGTTAAGAACTCATGGGGATCTTCATGGGGTGAGAAAGGGTATATAAGAATGGAGagagatgttgatgatgaacatgGGCTTTGTGGCATTGCTATGCAAGCTTCTTATCCAATTGCTTAA
- the LOC120277297 gene encoding isoaspartyl peptidase/L-asparaginase 1 isoform X2, translating to MPCRCLTDCLSEEEREMGWAIALHGGAGDIPVTLAEERRAPREATLGRCLSLGVAALKANQAPLDVVELVVRELENCPHFNAGKGSVLTTKGTVEMEACIMDGITKNCGAVSGVSTVVNPISLARVIMEKTPHIYLGFDGAEAFAREQGVEVAETSHFITQENVERLKQAKGANRVQIDYTQPISAVNGDSQIGTVGCVAVDGAGNLAAATSTGGLVNKMAGKGEFIIRATVARDVAAVMEYKGLSLKEAATYVIDSVPKGNAGLVAVSANGEVAMPYNTTGMFRACATEDGYSEVGIWDTEVEHNFIDNSKS from the exons ATGCCCTGTAGGTGTTTGACGGATTGCCTCAgtgaggaagagagagagatgggatGGGCGATAGCGCTGCACGGAGGAGCAGGGGACATCCCGGTAACGCTCGCTGAAGAGCGGAGGGCGCCAAGAGAGGCCACACTTGGACGTTGCCTGAGCCTTGGTGTTGCAGCGCTCAAAGCCAACCAGGCGCCACTTGATGTTGTTGAGCTTGTG GTCCGTGAGCTGGAAAATTGTCCGCATTTCAATGCTGGTAAAGGTTCTGTTTTGACAACCAAAGGTACAGTAGAGATGGAAGCATGTATCATGGATGGTATTACGAAAAACTGTGGTGCTGTTTCGGGTGTCTCTACTGTAGTGAATCCGATATCTCTTGCGCGAGTGATCATGGAGAAGACTCCGCATATATATCTAGGATTTGATGGTGCTGAGGCATTTGCTAGGGAGCAG GGTGTTGAAGTTGCAGAGACAAGTCATTTCATTACtcaagaaaatgttgaaagGCTAAAACAAGCAAAGGGAGCCAATCGTGTGCAG ATTGACTACACTCAACCAATATCAGCCGTTAACGGTGACAGTCAAATCGGGACGGTCGGGTGTGTAGCTGTGGATGGTGCTGGAAACTTAGCTGCAGCAACATCTACCGGTGGACTAGTGAACAAAATGGCGG GCAAAGGCGAATTCATCATCCGAGCTACTGTTGCCCGAGATGTCGCTGCTGTGATGGAATACAAAGGACTTTCACTAAAAGAGGCTGCAACCTATGTAATCGACAGTGTTCCGAAGGGCAATGCCGGTCTAGTTGCTGTTTCTGCCAACGGAGAAGTAGCTATGCCTTATAACACTACGGGTATGTTCAGGGCTTGCGCGACCGAAGACGGTTACTCAGAGGTTGGAATATGGGACACTGAAGTGGAGCATAATTTCATCGACAACTCGAAAAGTTGA
- the LOC120277297 gene encoding isoaspartyl peptidase/L-asparaginase 1 isoform X1 codes for MPCRCLTDCLSEEEREMGWAIALHGGAGDIPVTLAEERRAPREATLGRCLSLGVAALKANQAPLDVVELVVRELENCPHFNAGKGSVLTTKGTVEMEACIMDGITKNCGAVSGVSTVVNPISLARVIMEKTPHIYLGFDGAEAFAREQGVEVAETSHFITQENVERLKQAKGANRVQIDYTQPISAVNGDSQIGTVGCVAVDGAGNLAAATSTGGLVNKMAGRIGDTPVVGAGTYANHLCAVSATGKGEFIIRATVARDVAAVMEYKGLSLKEAATYVIDSVPKGNAGLVAVSANGEVAMPYNTTGMFRACATEDGYSEVGIWDTEVEHNFIDNSKS; via the exons ATGCCCTGTAGGTGTTTGACGGATTGCCTCAgtgaggaagagagagagatgggatGGGCGATAGCGCTGCACGGAGGAGCAGGGGACATCCCGGTAACGCTCGCTGAAGAGCGGAGGGCGCCAAGAGAGGCCACACTTGGACGTTGCCTGAGCCTTGGTGTTGCAGCGCTCAAAGCCAACCAGGCGCCACTTGATGTTGTTGAGCTTGTG GTCCGTGAGCTGGAAAATTGTCCGCATTTCAATGCTGGTAAAGGTTCTGTTTTGACAACCAAAGGTACAGTAGAGATGGAAGCATGTATCATGGATGGTATTACGAAAAACTGTGGTGCTGTTTCGGGTGTCTCTACTGTAGTGAATCCGATATCTCTTGCGCGAGTGATCATGGAGAAGACTCCGCATATATATCTAGGATTTGATGGTGCTGAGGCATTTGCTAGGGAGCAG GGTGTTGAAGTTGCAGAGACAAGTCATTTCATTACtcaagaaaatgttgaaagGCTAAAACAAGCAAAGGGAGCCAATCGTGTGCAG ATTGACTACACTCAACCAATATCAGCCGTTAACGGTGACAGTCAAATCGGGACGGTCGGGTGTGTAGCTGTGGATGGTGCTGGAAACTTAGCTGCAGCAACATCTACCGGTGGACTAGTGAACAAAATGGCGGGTAGGATCGGCGATACTCCAGTGGTAGGAGCAGGAACATATGCTAATCACCTCTGTGCCGTCTCTGCCACAGGCAAAGGCGAATTCATCATCCGAGCTACTGTTGCCCGAGATGTCGCTGCTGTGATGGAATACAAAGGACTTTCACTAAAAGAGGCTGCAACCTATGTAATCGACAGTGTTCCGAAGGGCAATGCCGGTCTAGTTGCTGTTTCTGCCAACGGAGAAGTAGCTATGCCTTATAACACTACGGGTATGTTCAGGGCTTGCGCGACCGAAGACGGTTACTCAGAGGTTGGAATATGGGACACTGAAGTGGAGCATAATTTCATCGACAACTCGAAAAGTTGA
- the LOC120277298 gene encoding nuclear transcription factor Y subunit B-3-like gives MADSDNESGGTNAVGNSEFSSPREQDRFLPIANVSRIMKKALPANAKISKDAKETVQECVSEFISFITGEASDKCQREKRKTINGDDLLWAMTTLGFEEYVEPLKVYLQKFREMEGEKGTPSSQSQQKDGSSTTSGGGGGNGSGSVTVSMGNNVASYGGAGGMYGGAGGGMMMMGHQMYGSSPSSSSSYQHHQLGLGGKNSIAGGGGGGGAGNSGSSGGIGRQGRV, from the coding sequence ATGGCGGATTCGGACAACGAGTCTGGAGGGACGAACGCTGTAGGAAACAGCGAGTTCTCATCGCCGAGAGAGCAGGACAGGTTCCTGCCAATCGCCAACGTGAGCAGAATTATGAAGAAGGCCTTGCCGGCGAACGCCAAGATCTCCAAAGACGCCAAGGAGACGGTCCAGGAATGCGTCTCAGAGTTCATAAGCTTCATCACCGGCGAGGCCTCTGACAAGTGCCAGCGCGAGAAGCGCAAGACCATCAATGGCGATGACCTCCTCTGGGCAATGACCACACTTGGTTTTGAAGAGTACGTGGAGCCTCTCAAGGTTTATCTTCAAAAGTTCAGAGAGATGGAAGGTGAGAAGGGAACTCCTTCTTCACAGTCTCAGCAAAAGGATGGTTCTAGTACTactagtggtggtggtggtgggaaTGGTAGTGGCTCAGTGACAGTGAGCATGGGAAACAATGTAGCTTCTTATGGTGGTGCTGGTGGTATGTAtggtggtgctggtggtgggatgatgatgatgggtcATCAAATGTATGGTtcttcaccatcttcttcatcttcatatcAGCATCACCAATTGGGTTTGGGTGGAAAGAACTCCattgctggtggtggtggtggtggtggtgctgggAATTCAGGTTCTTCAGGTGGTATTGGAAGGCAAGGCAGAGTATAG
- the LOC120277060 gene encoding glutamic acid-rich protein-like has product MAETEIASEEETAPMANGSGPPDDKAKVVVTEKKDLEDNCVKATENTEPAGDDKKLDDVVKVDAKDVKITDAEGEQKADSEDAKGASTEDPPATMSKDANPVVVEGVKVSEAKDRKATEDVSVNAEDAKITQSEDKKITPPQSGDAEISKPEDTQPTEGEDLKTTEAEDSKISESEGTKVTEVEDVKITKADDSKATESEKVKTIETEDGQITESENLKTTEEVVESKKVVDVEIIETKEAKATQTEVVNTAEATVVETSEVKEAISSKTDGLGISEQEVVIKTTEGEDVKMAENEDVKDVVDVKMTEAENVKDEEDVKMAEAEDVKAEVDVKMAETEGEKDEEVGKSRVNDEEGSGTKEDKGSEMKEEKPVKEKEDEHSNENEDKGGKSLKRKRSRSRRPSLEGEGKEKKAGGAKAEDSFSTPVVSSADRPVRERKTVERLVEVIEKEPSREFLIGKGRGTALKDIPNVAHRLSRKKPADLKFLHQTLFGRRGKAVNFKSHLLQFSGFVWHENEEKQRAKIKEKLDKCVKDTLLDLCDLFDIPISKATIRKEDLVVKLLDFMAAPHATTNALSLDEQQSRSGKRKRTSKGSASKSTEVTPTDHSRKKRSKSGSATKFRGKATEETEDEDEDNEGEDSENGFPDEEEEHNHSENEGKEIESEGDEEEGNDHDDDGDNDSGKDMASMKKCSNKGGSAASEKSKTQTPSNKISLPTSPKTTTKTPPSKRSKSEENKGAGAKVFARKKKNADTPKKPTPKSAPKEKSSGKKAAKTKQQPEEVKEIGPSEKEIRESICEILKEVDFNTATFTDILKQLGAHYNTDLTSMKKSIKLMIQEELSKLADEAEEDDDEDDEDDDDEDETPEPKPKRKAVKA; this is encoded by the exons ATGGCTGAAACCGAGATAGCATCTGAAGAGGAGACAGCGCCTATGGCCAATGGTTCTGGCCCTCCTGATGACAAAGCTAAGGTGGTCGTTACTGAGAAGAAGGATTTAGAAGACAATTGTGTGAAGGCAACAGAAAATACAGAACCAGCTGGTGATGACAAGAAGTTAGATGATGTGGTTAAGGTTGATGCCAAGGATGTGAAGATCACTGATGCTGAGGGTGAGCAGAAAGCTGACTCTGAGGATGCAAAAGGTGCAAGCACTGAGGATCCACCAGCCACCATGTCCAAGGATGCAAATCCCGTTGTGGTTGAAGGGGTGAAAGTTAGTGAGGCTAAAGATAGAAAGGCCACTGAAGATGTGTCCGTAAACGCCGAGGATGCAAAAATTACTCAGTCTGAGGATAAAAAAATCACTCCACCGCAGTCTGGGGATGCTGAAATCTCCAAGCCTGAGGATACGCAACCCACCGAGGGTGAGGATTTGAAAACCACAGAGGCTGAAGATTCAAAAATCTCAGAGTCTGAGGGCACCAAGGTCACTGAGGTTGAAGATGTGAAAATCACGAAGGCAGATGATAGCAAAGCAACTGAGTCCGAGAAAGTGAAGACCATTGAGACTGAGGACGGCCAAATTACTGAGTCAGAGAATCTGAAGACCACTGAGGAGGTTGTGGAAAGCAAAAAGGTTGTGGATGTCGAAATTATAGAGACCAAAGAAGCAAAAGCCACACAAACTGAAGTTGTGAATACTGCTGAAGCAACGGTTGTGGAAACCTCAGAAGTCAAGGAAGCAATATCTAGTAAGACAGATGGTCTGGGTATATCAGAGCAGGAGGTTGTTATTAAAACAACAGAGGGTGAGGATGTAAAAATGGCTGAAAATGAGGATGTGAAAGATGTAGTGGATGTGAAGATGACTGAGGCAGAGAATGTCAAGGATGAGGAGGATGTTAAGATGGCTGAGGCTGAGGATGTTAAAGCTGAGGTGGATGTTAAGATGGCTGAAACTGAGGGTGAGAAAGATGAGGAGGTAGGTAAAAGCAGAGTGAATGACGAGGAAGGGTCAGGAACAAAAGAAGATAAAGGGTCAGAAATGAAGGAAGAGAAACCTGTGAAGGAAAAAGAGGATGAACATTCTAATGAGAATGAGGATAAGGGGGGGAAAAGTTTGAAGAGAAAGAGATCAAGGAGCCGGAGGCCCAGCTTGGAAGGTGaagggaaggagaagaaagctGGTGGGGCCAAGGCTGAGGACAGTTTCAGCACTCCTGTAGTCTCTTCTGCTGATCGTCCAGTGCGTGAGAGAAAAACTGTTGAGAGATTGGTGGAGGTCATTGAGAAAGAACCATCCAGGGAATTTCTAATTGGGAAG GGCCGTGGGACTGCTTTAAAGGATATTCCAAATG TGGCACACAGATTATCAAGGAAGAAACCTGCTGACCTTAAATTTCTCCATCAGACTCTTTTTGGGAGAAGGGGAAAG GCTGTCAATTTTAAGAGCCATCTCCTCCAATTTTCTGGATTTGTGTGGCATGAGAATGAG GAAAAGCAAAGAGCCAAGATAAAGGAGAAGCTTGACAAATGTGTAAAGGATACATTATTGGATCTATGTGATTTATTTGATATTCCTATTTCGAAAGCTACCATTCGGAAG GAAGACCTTGTGGTGAAGCTGTTAGATTTCATGGCAGCTCCTCATGCTACAACTAATGCCTTATCTTTGGACGAGCAG CAATCAAGATCTGGCAAGCGCAAGAGAACTTCTAAAGGAAGTGCATCAAAGAGTACAGAAGTTACACCTACAGATCACTCTAGAAAG AAACGATCTAAGAGCGGGAGTGCAACAAAATTTAGAGGAAAGGCTACGGAAGaaacagaagatgaagatgaggatAATGAAGGTGAAGATAGTGAGAATGGTTTCCCtgatgaggaagaagaacataATCATTCCGAGAATGAGGGAAAAGAAATTGAATctgaaggagatgaagaagaaggcaacgatcatgatgatgatggtgataatGACTCAGGTAAAGACATGGCGAGCATGAAGAAGTGTTCAAACAAAGGAGGCTCTGCTGCATCAGAAAAGTCTAAGACGCAGACACCCTCCAACAAGATCTCACTTCCAACATCCCCAAAGACCACTACCAAAACACCCCCATCTAAAAGGTCCAAGTCTGAAGAGAACAAAGGTGCTGGTGCTAAGGTCTTTGctagaaagaagaaaaatgctGACACACCTAAGAAGCCAACTCCAAAATCAGCTCCAAAGGAAAAATCTTCAG GTAAAAAGGCAGCTAAAACAAAGCAGCAACCAGAAGAGGTGAAAGAAATAGGCCCCAGCGAGAAGGAAATAAGAGAAAGCATATGTGAAATTTTGAAAGAAGTTGATTTCAACACG GCAACATTCACCGACATTCTTAAGCAACTTG GTGCCCATTACAACACGGATTTGACCTCAatgaagaaatcaatcaaattaatgATTCAAGAAGAGTTGTCCAAGTTAGCGGACGAGGCTGAAGAAGATGAcgatgaggatgatgaagatgacgatgatgagGATGAAACTCCGGAGCCCAAGCCGAAGCGCAAAGCCGTGAAGGCTTAA